Below is a window of Camelina sativa cultivar DH55 chromosome 11, Cs, whole genome shotgun sequence DNA.
AGCCTATCTCAGGATCATACATAGCGTATGCTTCAAGAATTGCAACTAGCCGTGCNgaaagaagagagaggagtaAAAACAGTaagaaccgaaccaaaccgcgACAAACCCTAGACCTTGACAAAACACAGCCAGACGAGTGCAAGGGCCTTTGTGTAGTGGAAACACTTCATTCCTGGCTTTAAGAGAGACTTGATCAAATGCTCtgagattgagaagaaagagtttCAATCTTGTCGTGGAGTGTCATAACAAGATGATGCGCATCATCTAAAAGCTTCCAGACATTAAGCTGACCAGCCATGCTGTTACACTCTTCCACAATCTCATCCATACTACTGTACTTCTGTATGATAAGCTTCCTACGTAGTACTAACGCCGCGATTGCATAGAGCAAAAGATCATCAGTTGGTGGTGCTAGTTGCCGGATTCTGCTCCACGGCGATTTCCCAACTCCAGCTCTAATGGCAGCTTGATCAGCCCACATCACTTCCCAGAGACATAGCGTCTGTTCAAAACTCAACTCCCTCCTAAACATCACAAGCACCATCCTGTAAACGAAACTACAATCCTCAGCTTGAAGATTCTCCAAGTGTTTGTAAAGCTGAgagtctttgttttttataatctttGATACAATACTCAGCTGCCTTTGAATCCCTGCTTCATCAAGCCTGAAATTATGCCGAGCTTTCTTCATAAAACCCACAAAGCACCAGAAAGCCTCGTGATCCTCTGAGATCACGGCGAGGATGGGAGATAACAGATCGCTCATTCCTTGACAGTATCCTATCTCAGGATCATACATAGCGTATGCTTCAAGAATTGCAACTAACCGTGCAGCGTGGTAAAGTCTACAGCTTTCTAAGTGATCATAGTCTTTCAACCCTACGGACTCAGCTAAACCACGAGCTTTGCTTTCAGTGACTGCAGTTGAATATGGAGAATAAGTTGCCCACTCAGAATCCGCACGTAAAGCATCAAGCCGGATGATACGTTGCCACGTAGAGAAGTCTTCATGTACAGCGACTTCTACTTGAATCTCATCAGCAGTAGCTACAAGAGGAGAACTACTCTCTTCAGAATTGTTGTTACTACTATCCTCCTCTGGTTTCTTCGCATCGCTGTATACAAAAGATGAGAGTAGTAGAACATCTTCATTGTCTTCACAAGAGTCTGTATCAGAAGAATCAGTGTTCAGAGCAGAGACCACATCTTGATTTGTCATTGGTCCCGTAATCTTATAATCATCCACGAATCGAACACACTGACCGTTTACATCCTCAGAAGGAAGCTCCTCAAGGTTATCAATACTTCCAGTGCCACACTTGAGAAGCATCTGGCACCGTCTCTGTAGCTTCTCATACTCCTTCCTACATTCACAGATCCCAACATTGAAATTACTTCTCTGCTTCTCTTTGACTATATTTATATGATACTAGATCAATCTTGTTCTAACCTTTTTTGAGTTTTCactgcttctctttcttcactaGTACTATTCAAATCATAACTGCCATAAGAGAAAACAAGTAGAGAGAATCTCAACAGAGTGGATAAAAAATACCGAgaacacaaaagacaaaacaacaaacaaaacaactcacACTCCGAGTAAGAACAGCCACACTTCTGCACGAATACTTGGATCAACACCCTAGAGAACCATAAGAAATCAGGAACTAATAAAAAGAGACAAAGTAAGAAGAATCAAGACATACATATGGTCTATGTTCAAAAAGGAACTCACTCTGCTTCTAACTTTTTTCAGAAACCCAACACCACCATCACGGAGTTTACCCTCCGGTGTAAATAAACTCCTCCATTGATGCGGGGTCAATGCATATTTTCTTTTCCGGCGAGACCACGGTGATTTACGCCGGCTGCTACACACAAGTCAAAAAATTAGAACTTCCTACAAATCTAACAACAACACAATGAAACAATCTGAACAAAGATAGAAACTTTGTATTGATCAGAACATTCAATTTGAGCTCTATTATTGGATTGGATNTTATTGGATTggatcaaaaaataaaaacagaatctTTTAAGATCCCATCTAAATATTCCAAATCTAAAACCTTGAACATACTCACCGATCGGAAGAAGTAACTGAAGATGGAGACGAAGGATTAGCCACAAACAGAACAGACCGTAGATGGATccacgaagaagacgaagaagcagaagaagaagaagaagaagaagaactcgaAGAAGATGAATTAGAATTAGAATTAGAAGgaggtgaagatgaagaagaagatggtaacgaagacgaagacgaagaagagttattattattagcgGAAGACGTAGAAGTATAACTTCTCCGTAACGCCTTCATCGGAGGATTCTTAAatcaaaacccccaaaaaacacccaaaaaaaagagagatcaaaATCACAAAGTCTCGTGCTTTCTCATcgaagatctaagaaaaatcttcactttttaaacaaacaaacccattcTCTTACACGGCGAATCACCGCCGTAACTTGGCCGGTGATTGCAAACTAAAGCCTCCTCCTCCGTCTTAGGGTAACAACAGCAGGAGTCAAGCATGAGAGAGATTTGAGGGGTCAAATCAAATCTGTCACTGTGATTATTACTTCTCAAGCGTCTTCTTCAGCACGCCGAAactgaagacgaagaaggagggagagagagagagagagatagagattgaagaagaaagaaaaaaaaaaagggcaaaaGCATCCAACAACTGAAACCCCTCTTAACCACTTTGCTTATTTCTTTTTCagctcttgtctttttttttttatattttcaggCGCGTGTGATCGCgcgtttttaactttttaccgACACGCGCTTTAACTCTTTTACGCGATTTGGTAGCTGATGAATGTTAAACTTTTTTTCACGACGGTGTCGTttcgttttagatttttttacaCGCGATATCGTTGATGATCCATAGAGGGAATGACACGTGTTCAGTAATCGGGTCTGATTACTCGGTTTACCATATACGTATTATCATTATGGTCCAAGGCcatgttaaaaacttaaaagtttaGAAAGTCATAAGGTAGTAAAAGATTTCAATTACGTTCCCACTTTACCGAGGCTTTTAAGGAACATAATCATGATTGGTTTTGTAGGTTTTCGAATAAATAAATGTGTTTAGTGTGCACTAAAGAACAAATCTAATCATAAGAATGTTGACCATAATGGACCTACTACACCTTATACTCTATATGTCTATGGTAATATTAAGATTGGATTAACATCATTCATTCATGGCTAATGGGTTGTTTACTATTCTAgaatagtttttgtttggtaGAATCATCATggaattattttaattttttcaatagCATACTAGCATGTAGTCAAACGTTTATCTAAATTAGGATTATTTTCCTGATTTGGTTTATATggataacaaaaataattattacaaaCTTAGTTGAGATTGACCTAAACCAAATCGAAATCGATTATGAatttgaaaatgatataaaaaagtatagagattttttaatattttaatttaggatatttacttttattttattttagagaatTAGGTTtagtctttattttattttatatcaatgTATCAtgtaactttatttttataaaattttaataataataataataaccatgATTATATAAGTTGAGTTAAAATTCGGTTTGATTCatgtaaatattttagataactCCAATATTATGCTTAAGCAAAAACGAGTCTaaaatatttgatgatatacaattaacaaaagagaacaaaaccAATTGTTATTAATATCTAAACACCTagtcaaatcaaaccaaaaactgcagaagctttttttttagcacaatttataaacaaagactgaaaaagaatttgattaaatgatatgtttattgtttattttgttgtgaCTTGTTTTGTTACTAGTTACTAGTTAAAGTGTAACggaataaagagaaaaataacaataccttttttatttttgactagCATAAAGCCAAAGATATGTTTATTAAATTGAATGTAGTAGCCGCGTATGTCACATTAACCAAATCTGGAATATAGTTGATATTAAACTAACAAAGCATATGGACAAGGATTATTCTAATAATAAGGTACaaataagtattttattttaatggttATGAAATATACTTTGCATGTTCTTGGAActataattgttttaatttttaaatgatgtTCCGattaacaaagaagagaagcaaTGATAAGTTTATGTTGTCTATGTAAATTCAGAAATTGCAATGATAAGTTTGGTCACTTAGTATAGTATGGATAGAGAGCTTAAAAGAGCAAAGAACACAACTATCGATAACTTTGTTTATGTGTCCCTCACAACGATGCTAAGTTGCTCATATCATGTCTACCGGCATGAAATGTGAACATTATGTCCAAATCTAAGCTTTTAAATAACTTGATATCATTACTTTTTCCGTACGCAATGTTTCGAGTTCTATCCATCTATGTAGATTTGGTTTGAGTCGAATCATaacaatattttcatatattatgtaatacaCATTGCTCTCATTTGTGGTCTAGATGTATTAGCATCTTCTCTTATCCTATCATCTTGTCTGAAAAATGTTCTGAATCATAGACTTTGGTGATTCTTTAGCTGCATATTCTAACTGAAGCTGTTCATCATTTGTAAGTTTCCATCCCAGAGCACCCAAGTTATCTTCAACATTTCTAACCGACTTGATACCCGGTATCGGCACTGTCCCTTTGCATATACACCAGTTTATTGCAACCTGCAAAACCAGATAACAAAACTCATTCTTCACATTTCTTCTCCCCAAGAACCTTGTGAAAGTTGAAGTAATACCTGAGGCATAGTCTTTCCTCGTTTCTCTGCAATCTCTCTCTGTGCTAAAAGCAAAGGCTCTAATCCAGGAAGAATTTGTCGAAACAGCAACGATCTGTtttaaaaagtgttaaaagCATAGTTACAAATAAGAAAcaacttctttgtttttatcgATTGTTGGACAATCTGTAAGTACTTTTACCGTGGACCAGTTGGAAGTTTTGAAGAGGAGTATTTCCCAGTTAGCATTCCTAGACCAAGAGGACTATAAGAGATTAAGCGAACCCCGAGCTCATCACATATACTCTTGATCTCTAGTTGCTCTTTCCCCATGCTTAGCAATGAGAATTGTACTTGAGCAGAACATAAAGGAACCCCTCTGGTTTTGAGGTAATCATGAATCTTCACAAGCTGTTGAGGTCCATAGTTACTGACTCCAACAGCTCGAACTAGTCCCTGAGAAAGATGAACCTTTATCATCCAGTTCCCAAGTGCATAATGATCATTGTAAAAGGAGTTTTCATATGTCAGTAGATTTATACGCAACCTTCTCGTACATTGCCACTAGACCATCCCAGAGTACAAGCTCTTGTAGAGGCGCATAGTTTGCGGTTGACCAGTGAAGCTGTCCAATCCCGAGCTGGTCTATCTGAAGCCGGTCTAAAGAAGCTCTGACATAAGAACAAATACATTCAATCTATCATCAATctccaaaaaaccaaaaagtactaaaaacaagagagacagagacaaaaTCAAGCCAGGAGAGAGACCTGCAGGCATTCACAAACTGTCCAGAAGTTAAACGCCATGGATAAGCTGCAAACTTTGTAGCTACCACTACTTCATTTTGTTTCCcttttaaaactgaaatttgaaaacaacaGCAATCTCATCAGCTTAAGCATCCACACACAAACCCACCACAGTAACAACACATCAAGCAAGACAGCTCTAGGATGTACTTCAGAACCAAAACTAAAGCCAAATTTGTCCTGATGAATCCAGTATGACCTATGATATAGGGAGGGAACAGACCTTGAGAGTCTTTGATGAATTTCCCCAAAAGTCTCTCACTTTGACCATTAAGCCTACCAGTGCCATAAGAATCAGCAGTATCAAACAAATTGATTCCGTTTTGCAAAGCCAATTCGAAAGCTTGTTGAAGCTGATCATCCATTGAAGTCTGATAACCCCAAAGAAGCTGATTTCCCCAAGCCCATGTCCCAAAACCCATCGGTGAAACACTCAAAGGACCCATTTTTACCTAAACCATCAATTCATTCACCTAATTACATACGAAAAGAGAAGCCTTTTGCTACGTTTGCTTTATAAATGTATTGGCGTGTTGTTACCTTTTGCCatggccagaaaagaggaaGCTTGAGGGGCTTAAAGGTGGTTATGTTTGAAGGAGTGTTTGAGCAGTTTATGTTAGTGAAGGTCTTTGTGGTTGACAATGTGAAAGCCATTGAAAAGGGTTCGAGTTCGAGAAGTAGAgtgtggagaaagaagaagaaaggcttCAGAGCCTTCTCCTGCTGTTTCTCAGTGTGtggcaggaaaaaaaaattggatgttttttaaagatataattgtttatgatttttgttgagttttttttttttttaatttaatattgcaatttagtaattataaattatcgAAGTTTCTATGTTCTTTCATTgcacaaaaaaacttaaatttactGTCcacaaagaaattattttttttggaaaagaaacaaaaaattgttgtaaaacacttggagtggacttccataaccggcccattaCTTATTCTATTGTGTAAGGTCCATCGGCCATAAACTATTCAGTTTTGGTTTAGGTTTTGCCTTCTACTATATAATGTACTTGTTCTATGAGTTaatgagaataagaagaagataaatagCAAAcctcttttttacttttacaacaTGTTATCAGCACGAAGCTCTAAAACCAGCTGAGAAAAACCcttaccctaaaaccctaaaaaccgcCGCCCACAAAGTTCTTGTTCGTCCAAATTCAGCGATCAGTTCCCATCGGTGTTCGCGGCCAGTTCCTGTTCGAAGCTCTGTCCGTGACCAGTTCGTGATCAATTCTAGTTCGTGGTCCAGTTTCTGTTCGTGATCAAGCTGTGTTCTTATCCTGATTCGAGGTTCGTGGTTCGTGGATCAACTCAAGGTAcaaccgaggtctttagctcccggttcaaATCCAGTCAACCTCCAAACGGTGGAAggtaaataaaatcaaacctcCTTAGAACCCATAAATCGAACTTGATCCCTTAATTTATTGGAACCCTAAAActacaagtaaacaatcaaacaaacaagttcataagtttcgaaatcctaaaccctataactttaaaactttaaaatcggttgttataggttgtttagattggttgcaattaaaatgtttatGTTATGATTAAAATCTGATTATGATTGTTTGAGAATTGGTTGCATGAATCCTTagatctaaaccctaaaatctgaATTACTTAAGATTAAAAGTTTagggttgtttgatttttgtttgttgcataagaaccctagAACTAAACTATTAAATTCGAAAATCATAGAAGAAAATTTAAACTGATTATTCTAAGGATTAAAACCGATTAAGATTGTTTGTTTAATCAAactctaaaaactaaaattttaaaataggaaATTATTATGTGTTTGCATGAAAATAAACTTGGAtaacttctaaattaattataatcattatcttaaaggtttaaaaaatattttcctaaaACTTTGCTATAATcctaatttaagaaaaaggaaaatttaaggAAAAGTAAATTTTGGTAAAAGGAAAACTTTGCATACTAGAATATAATCTACCAAGGATTGTTGTCTTTGCATGCATACTAAACCACGAAATTTTGAGTGTAATATTGTGGCATGGATCGGTCTCATATACCGCATGACCCTAAGtgattggcatggttcggtctcatataccgcatggcctaatattgattgcatggttcggtctcatataccgcatgctaatgatcggTTGTATTTTCTGCATTATGCAGATGGCTAAGCTGAACAACCTCTCCTACGCTGCCCTTAATGCTTTTGGAGACAATTACTTGCAATGGGCTTTGGACACTAAGATCcatctgaaatcaaaggatttatgcgaatgcattgaggatgagGTTGAATGTGCAGAAAAGGATAAGTACAAGGCAATAATGCATATACGCCaccaccttgctgagagtctcaagaaccagtacctcactgttgaagatcctcttgacctttggacagagctgaaaggcagatatggacaccaaaagacggtgctcctaccaaaggctcaatttgattggaaaaacctaaggatccaggactacAAATcggtggatgagtataactcagagctatttaagatagtatCAATCCTAAGGTTATGTGATACAGAGGTTACTGAGAAGGATCtactagagaagacattctctacctttcactccaataacatactgcttcaacaacaatatcgtgaaaaggggtttaagacaTATGCAGACcttatctcttgtttgctgctagctgagcagaacaatgagctattgatgATAAATAGTGCattgagacctcctggtactactccattaccagaagctcacaaggtggacatggcaaagaaaaaccctcaagagcctaaagagccgaAAGAGACTAAGgagtctaactatgtccatagGGACAAGTATGGCCGTGGCCGTAGAGGAGGTGGACGTGGTGGTACTCGTCGTGGGACCTATCAAGGACACAATTTTGGTGGTCAAGGCCGTGGAAACCAATTTCGGCTTTGGCCGTGGTCGGGGTAGAGGCCGCGGGCAAtttaaaccgcaacataagaccaagtccacttgtcATAGATGTGGTATGGAAAACCATTGGGTAAAGACATGCATAACTCCTAAacaccttgttgatctctatcaagagaatttgaaaaagaatccagaagctaacctgattcatctcgatggtgaaggtgatttcgaccatgagaaggaTGACCTATTGGATTATGAAACTTCTGGTTGCTTGagagaggataattaaactcaaatgtggtcttgatttaattttatgttttatgctttgcatttgattggattattgtttggattattattttggtttaaattcaatgatattattacttttaaatatgCATTTGTTATGCTTTTATGgctaaaacataaattcttgtccatattgagaaatggctgaggaaaagaatataattgtggtggacagtggatcaagccacacaattttgaatgataagagatattttgcataatctcattttgaaaaatgccaatattagcacaaAAGCGGGTATAGCAAGTTTAATTGAAGGCTACAGCCAGACACACATCTTGAACTAAatgatgccttatattcacccagctcaaaaGGAGCTTATTAAGTCTAAAAGACATTCATTTGAATGGTttacatgttgaaactaagggtgaagaAAACTAAGAGTTCATATACATTattgaaatcacccaaggatctAAGAAAATCCTAGAGACTATAACCGCATTATTTACCGGtttttaccatgctaagattgatatgatagaagctaacttaGCAATGAataagatgttcaatgaacaattcactttatggcatgaccggcttggccatccgggttcgaacatgatatGTAAGCTtataatgaattcaaatgggcacactcttaaagagaggaaagttatccctaaatATCTCACGTGTGCAGCATGTGCACAAGGTAAACTTATTATACGGCCATCACCAGCCAAAGTaaataaagagactttaaactttctggaaagaATCCAAgcagatatatgtggaccaatacacccaccttgtgggacgtttagatattttatggtcatGATAGATGCATCGACCTGATGGTCACATGTTTGCTTATTGTCAACTAGAAACCTTGCGTTTGCTAGATTGCTGGCCCAGATTATACGTCTACGAGtccactttccagattttccacttaagactatacgtctagacaatgctggtgaatttacatcccaagcgtttaatgattattgtatgtccatgggggtaagtgtggaacatcccgtggtacatgtccatacacaaaacggattagctaAATTTTTCATTAAAGGTATTCAATTGATTGTTCGGCCATTGCTTATGAGGTTgcagcttcctgtgtcggcttggggacacgcaatattacatgcagcagaactgatacgcatcaggccatctagtgaacataagtattcaccatcccaattattaacgggtcatgagccagacatatctcatctaaagacattcgggtgtgccgtatATGTACCGATTGCATCATCACAGAGAataaagatgggacctcaaaagaggatgggaatatatgttggatatgattctcccaccattattaagtatcttgagccaactacgggtgatttatttaaggccagatacgcggattgtcagtttactgaatccgaatttcctaaattgggtggagagaataacaagctggtcaaagagatatcatggaatcaaacatccttaaattggcaagatcctcggactctagcctgtgatgcagaggtccagaaaattatacatttgcaaaagttagctaatcaattgccaaattcctttgctgacccaaagagagtaacaaaatcgtacataccagttTGTAATGCACCaatacgtattgatgttcagaaggaacacaataatcaaggtgctacagagtctaaggcccgtttgaaacgtggtagaccattaagttccaaagataagaaccctcggaaatctaagaaaggtgcaaaatcaaaccgaggttaaggaaattatagatatggccgcggcaaatcctaagataccaaatgaggtttgggacgctgaacctcaaggacctgaaggtattgataataatgagatctcaatcaattatatcatgtgtggaataaaatggaaccgtaaagatgtcgacattgatgaagtATTTGCGTATAAGATaacacttgagataaatgaggatcatgaacccacgtctatattagagtgcactcaaagtaaagattggttaaaatggaaagaagctattgacgtggagttaaactctttaaagaagaggaatgtgtttggtccgatcttaagggcaccattcgatataaagccagttggacataagtgggtctttgtaagaaagagaaatgagagtaatgaaatCATGAGATATAAGGCatggcttgtagcacaaggattctctcaagaCCAgaaatagattatgaggagacatactcccctgtgatggatgcaacaacttttagatatttgctaagtctggctataagagaaaaacttgatttgcNgtgctacagagtctaaggcccgtttgaaacgtggtagaccattaagttccaaagataagaaccctcggaaatctaagaaaggtgcaaaatcaaaccgaggttaaggaaattatagatatggccgcggcaaatcctaagataccaaatgaggtttgggacgctgaacctcaaggacctgaaggtattgataataatgagatctcaatcaattatatcatgtgtggaataaaatggaaccgtaaagatgtcgacattgatgaagtATTTGCGTATAAGATaacacttgagataaatgaggatcatgaacccacgtctatattagagtgcactcaaagtaaagattggttaaaatggaaagaagctattgacgtggagttaaactctttaaagaagaggaatgtgtttggtccgatcttaagggcaccattcgatataaagccagttggacataagtgggtctttgtaagaaagagaaatgagagtaatgaaatCATGAGATATAAGGCatggcttgtagcacaaggattctctcaagaCCAgaaatagattatgaggagacatactcccctgtgatggatgcaacaacttttagatatttgctaagtctggctataagagaaaaacttgatttgcgGCTAATAGATGTAGTGACCGCATATCTATATGGTCCATtggataataaaatatatatgagattaccagagggtgttgagctcaaagataagagcggttctcgagaacaatactgcataaggctagacaaatccctttatggactgaaacaaagtgggagaatgtggtacaatagactaaatgagtacctagccaaagagggctataaaaatgatcccatcagtccatgtatat
It encodes the following:
- the LOC104725877 gene encoding small G protein signaling modulator 1 isoform X3, with amino-acid sequence MKALRRSYTSTSSANNNNSSSSSSSLPSSSSSSPPSNSNSNSSSSSSSSSSSSSASSSSSWIHLRSVLFVANPSSPSSVTSSDRRRKSPWSRRKRKYALTPHQWRSLFTPEGKLRDGGVGFLKKVRSRGVDPSIRAEVWLFLLGVYDLNSTSEEREAVKTQKRKEYEKLQRRCQMLLKCGTGSIDNLEELPSEDVNGQCVRFVDDYKITGPMTNQDVVSALNTDSSDTDSCEDNEDVLLLSSFVYSDAKKPEEDSSNNNSEESSSPLVATADEIQVEVAVHEDFSTWQRIIRLDALRADSEWATYSPYSTAVTESKARGLAESVGLKDYDHLESCRLYHAARLVAILEAYAMYDPEIGYCQGMSDLLSPILAVISEDHEAFWCFVGFMKKARHNFRLDEAGIQRQLSIVSKIIKNKDSQLYKHLENLQAEDCSFVYRMVLVMFRRELSFEQTLCLWEVMWADQAAIRAGVGKSPWSRIRQLAPPTDDLLLYAIAALVLRRKLIIQKYSSMDEIVEECNSMAGQLNVWKLLDDAHHLVMTLHDKIETLSSQSQSI
- the LOC104725877 gene encoding GTPase-activating protein GYP7 isoform X4, with translation MKALRRSYTSTSSANNNNSSSSSSSLPSSSSSSPPSNSNSNSSSSSSSSSSSSSASSSSSWIHLRSVLFVANPSSPSSVTSSDRSRRKSPWSRRKRKYALTPHQWRSLFTPEGKLRDGGVGFLKKVRSRGVDPSIRAEVWLFLLGVYDLNSTSEEREAVKTQKRKEYEKLQRRCQMLLKCGTGSIDNLEELPSEDVNDSCEDNEDVLLLSSFVYSDAKKPEEDSSNNNSEESSSPLVATADEIQVEVAVHEDFSTWQRIIRLDALRADSEWATYSPYSTAVTESKARGLAESVGLKDYDHLESCRLYHAARLVAILEAYAMYDPEIGYCQGMSDLLSPILAVISEDHEAFWCFVGFMKKARHNFRLDEAGIQRQLSIVSKIIKNKDSQLYKHLENLQAEDCSFVYRMVLVMFRRELSFEQTLCLWEVMWADQAAIRAGVGKSPWSRIRQLAPPTDDLLLYAIAALVLRRKLIIQKYSSMDEIVEECNSMAGQLNVWKLLDDAHHLVMTLHDKIETLSSQSQSI
- the LOC104725877 gene encoding GTPase-activating protein GYP7 isoform X5 gives rise to the protein MKALRRSYTSTSSANNNNSSSSSSSLPSSSSSSPPSNSNSNSSSSSSSSSSSSSASSSSSWIHLRSVLFVANPSSPSSVTSSDRRRKSPWSRRKRKYALTPHQWRSLFTPEGKLRDGGVGFLKKVRSRGVDPSIRAEVWLFLLGVYDLNSTSEEREAVKTQKRKEYEKLQRRCQMLLKCGTGSIDNLEELPSEDVNDSCEDNEDVLLLSSFVYSDAKKPEEDSSNNNSEESSSPLVATADEIQVEVAVHEDFSTWQRIIRLDALRADSEWATYSPYSTAVTESKARGLAESVGLKDYDHLESCRLYHAARLVAILEAYAMYDPEIGYCQGMSDLLSPILAVISEDHEAFWCFVGFMKKARHNFRLDEAGIQRQLSIVSKIIKNKDSQLYKHLENLQAEDCSFVYRMVLVMFRRELSFEQTLCLWEVMWADQAAIRAGVGKSPWSRIRQLAPPTDDLLLYAIAALVLRRKLIIQKYSSMDEIVEECNSMAGQLNVWKLLDDAHHLVMTLHDKIETLSSQSQSI
- the LOC104725877 gene encoding small G protein signaling modulator 1 isoform X2 yields the protein MKALRRSYTSTSSANNNNSSSSSSSLPSSSSSSPPSNSNSNSSSSSSSSSSSSSASSSSSWIHLRSVLFVANPSSPSSVTSSDRSRRKSPWSRRKRKYALTPHQWRSLFTPEGKLRDGGVGFLKKVRSRGVDPSIRAEVWLFLLGVYDLNSTSEEREAVKTQKRKEYEKLQRRCQMLLKCGTGSIDNLEELPSEDVNGQCVRFVDDYKITGPMTNQDVVSALNTDSSDTDSCEDNEDVLLLSSFVYSDAKKPEEDSSNNNSEESSSPLVATADEIQVEVAVHEDFSTWQRIIRLDALRADSEWATYSPYSTAVTESKARGLAESVGLKDYDHLESCRLYHAARLVAILEAYAMYDPEIGYCQGMSDLLSPILAVISEDHEAFWCFVGFMKKARHNFRLDEAGIQRQLSIVSKIIKNKDSQLYKHLENLQAEDCSFVYRMVLVMFRRELSFEQTLCLWEVMWADQAAIRAGVGKSPWSRIRQLAPPTDDLLLYAIAALVLRRKLIIQKYSSMDEIVEECNSMAGQLNVWKLLDDAHHLVMTLHDKIETLSSQSQSI
- the LOC104725879 gene encoding pyridoxal reductase, chloroplastic, with amino-acid sequence MAFTLSTTKTFTNINCSNTPSNITTFKPLKLPLFWPWQKVKMGPLSVSPMGFGTWAWGNQLLWGYQTSMDDQLQQAFELALQNGINLFDTADSYGTGRLNGQSERLLGKFIKDSQVLKGKQNEVVVATKFAAYPWRLTSGQFVNACRASLDRLQIDQLGIGQLHWSTANYAPLQELVLWDGLVAMYEKGLVRAVGVSNYGPQQLVKIHDYLKTRGVPLCSAQVQFSLLSMGKEQLEIKSICDELGVRLISYSPLGLGMLTGKYSSSKLPTGPRSLLFRQILPGLEPLLLAQREIAEKRGKTMPQVAINWCICKGTVPIPGIKSVRNVEDNLGALGWKLTNDEQLQLEYAAKESPKSMIQNIFQTR
- the LOC104725877 gene encoding small G protein signaling modulator 1 isoform X1; the protein is MKALRRSYTSTSSANNNNSSSSSSSLPSSSSSSPPSNSNSNSSSSSSSSSSSSSASSSSSWIHLRSVLFVANPSSPSSVTSSDRSRRKSPWSRRKRKYALTPHQWRSLFTPEGKLRDGGVGFLKKVRSRGVDPSIRAEVWLFLLGVYDLNSTSEEREAVKTQKRKEYEKLQRRCQMLLKCGTGSIDNLEELPSEDVNGQCVRFVDDYKITGPMTNQDVVSALNTDSSDTDSCEDNEDVLLLSSFVYSDAKKPEEDSSNNNSEESSSPLVATADEIQVEVAVHEDFSTWQRIIRLDALRADSEWATYSPYSTAVTESKARGLAESVGLKDYDHLESCRLYHAARLVAILEAYAMYDPEIGYCQGMSDLLSPILAVISEDHEAFWCFVGFMKKARHNFRLDEAGIQRQLSIVSKIIKNKDSQLYKHLENLQAEDCSFVYRMVLVMFRRELSFEQTLCLWEVMWADQAAIRAGVGKSPWSRIRQLAPPTDDLLLYAIAALVLRRKLIIQKYSSMDEIVEECNSMAGQLNVWKLLDDAHHLVMTLHDKIETLSSQSQSI